In Leishmania braziliensis MHOM/BR/75/M2904 complete genome, chromosome 29, a genomic segment contains:
- a CDS encoding putative GTPase activator protein: protein MQTSSEVAERSASTPSSHCTSALHSAARRSVTVALDQHPLVSAHTVVAAEPRWADSHVLPSSATTEEGTDDSFDKCPATLPLVRAHDTGSVSHAADEEMKLMDDFGSGGGMAFACVATAEAAVSVVRDTGPTPVTKMLWSSSQQPMTAGHGNSPVIVSVRQVSSAIGNGVCVPYRNNSRVGLATASTSSSLSNNEKAAQPKPYPVTSASSLQDWSSLPRLGFPAPRDPAVVHAEAVSQSVRGRKERKREDKWNRRCRGVSLLASASPDVIVKLRAVAREYGIPHHLRSVMWLTLTGMALKVDENEYFCAKLLRRNGYVTGSNADAIAADVQRTFPDHPYFSDQDVGTYKLTNVLHALCWRNPLLSYCQSFNFLAAFLLLVLDDEERAFWLLVHIFEELLPNDFYGETLLGANVEQAVLEYLVEKQLPRVAAKFREAGLQVKVLVANWIMSLFVNVFPIETTLHVWDYVFCRTPSPGERTPAHLEITLATLKYLDDASLLSSGNAGELLVSLRKHTACLFDAEALVRLAQSMTIAPAQLHQLRRQCKPAVVQQMKAREQARVVQQERRVAQELRSVRQKALTSANDL from the coding sequence ATGCAGACCTCAAGCGAGGTAGCTGAGAGGTCGGCGTCGACCCCATCATCTCATTGTACAAGCGCACTGCACTCAGCAGCGCGACGCAGTGTGACTGTCGCGCTGGATCAGCACCCGCTGGTGAGTGCGCATACGGTGGTCGCAGCTGAGCCGAGGTGGGCTGATAGTCACGTGCTTCCTTCGTCTGCCACGACTGAAGAGGGAACTGATGACAGCTTCGACAAATGCCCTGCAACACTGCCCCTGGTGCGTGCACACGACACCGGGTCCGTAAGCCACGCTGCTGACGAAGAAATGAAGCTAATGGATGActtcggcagcggtgggggCATGGCCTTTGCCTGCGTAGCAACCGCAGAAGCGGCAGTAAGTGTCGTACGGGACACAGGTCCCACACCCGTGACGAAGATGCTGTGGTCGAGCTCGCAGCAACCTATGACTGCTGGACACGGCAATAGCCCCGTCATCGTTTCCGTTCGACAAGTGAGCTCTGCTATCGGTAACGGTGTTTGTGTGCCGTACAGAAATAACAGCCGCGTGGGGCTGGCCACGGCGTCGACGTCGTCCTCTCTGTCCAACAACGAGAAGGCTGCGCAGCCAAAGCCGTACCCAGTTACTTCAGCAAGTAGCCTGCAGGACTGGTCGTCGCTGCCACGGCTCGGCTTCCCGGCCCCTCGTGATCCAGCTGTGGTGCATGCCGAAGCTGTTTCGCAGTCCGTCCGGGGCAGGAAGGAACGCAAGCGAGAGGATAAGTGGAACCGTCGTTGCCGCGGCGTCTCGCTGCTGGCGAGCGCGTCGCCTGATGTAATTGTGAAGCTGCGCGCCGTAGCGCGGGAGTATGGAATTCCGCACCACCTACGCAGCGTCATGTGGCTCACCTTGACAGGCATGGCGCTCAAGGTAGATGAGAACGAGTACTTCTGCGCCAAGCTACTACGGCGCAACGGGTACGTGACGGGTTCGAATGCGgacgccatcgccgctgACGTGCAGCGAACCTTCCCCGATCACCCTTACTTCTCTGACCAAGACGTAGGAACATACAAGCTGACCAACGTCCTGCACGCGCTATGCTGGCGTAACCCACTGCTGAGCTACTGCCAATCCTTCAACTTTCTGGCCGCTTTCCTGCTTCTCGTGCTGGATGACGAGGAGCGCGCTTTTTGGTTGCTCGTGCACATCTTTGAGGAGCTCTTGCCCAACGACTTCTATGGCGAAACGCTGCTGGGCGCCAACGTTGAGCAGGCTGTGCTGGAATACCTTGTTGAGAAGCAGCTGCCTCGGGTCGCCGCCAAGTTTCGCGAGGCAGGCTTGCAAGTAAAAGTGCTCGTTGCGAACTGGATCATGTCCTTGTTTGTGAATGTGTTCCCAATCGAGACGACGCTGCATGTGTGGGACTACGTCTTTTGCCGCACGCCAAGCCCTGGAGAACGCACCCCTGCACACCTCGAAATCACACTCGCCACGTTAAAGTATCTCGATGACGCGAGCCTCCTCAGCAGTGGCAATGCCGGCGAGCTGCTCGTTTCCCTACGCAAGCACACGGCCTGCCTCTTCGACGCGGAAGCGCTGGTTCGCCTGGCCCAGTCGATGACCATCGCACCAGCGCAGTTACACCAACTGCGCCGGCAATGCAAGCCAGCAGTGGTGCAGCAGATGAAAGCGCGAGAGCAGGCtcgcgtggtgcagcaggagcgccgcgtcgcgcaggagctgcgctCTGTACGTCAGAAGGCGCTGACTTCTGCCAATGACCTCTga
- a CDS encoding putative glutamamyl carboxypeptidase, which translates to MSYPTTFREWLAKIISFDTTSRNSNLPMVQYVRDYLQFVGVVSTFVYNPEKTHANLWATLPGENGVTQGGIVLSGHTDVVPVDGQKWDSDPFTMVEKDGKLFGRGACDMKGFLAVVLALTPQFLAMKRVKPVHYAFSFDEEVGCTGVPYLIEHLKERGFKADACLIGEPTDMKVYVGSKGFAQWNVSVQGKAIHSSMALMNTSCNAIEYAAQIITKVREIAIDLRKNGPHNPGYDCPFPCITTALVKGGNAVNTVPAQCEFVVTVRITDNETPNDIERRVRAYVNDHVLPAMREEYPDAEVTVTRPVTMPAFNGKDDAAVTQRALKLRNDKKTYRTGGGTEGGYFEDVLGVSTVVVGPGPCAMAHLPNEYVLVDQMEKSTAFTMDMVRLYTDPSYCGAGNL; encoded by the coding sequence ATGTCCTACCCAACGACGTTTCGCGAGTGGCTGGCGAAGATCATCAGCTTCGACACGACGAGCCGCAACTCGAACTTGCCGATGGTGCAGTACGTGCGCGATTACCTGCAGTTTGTTGGTGTTGTGTCGACGTTTGTGTACAACCCAGAGAAGACGCACGCAAACCTCTGGGCAACGCTGCCAGGCGAGAACGGCGTGACCCAGGGCGGCATCGTGCTGTCGGGGCACACGGACGTTGTGCCAGTGGATGGGCAGAAGTGGGATAGCGACCCGTTTACGATGGTGGAGAAGGACGGCAAGCTGTTTGGCCGCGGAGCCTGCGACATGAAGGGCTTCCTGGCCGTTGTGCTTGCGCTGACGCCGCAGTTCTTGGCAATGAAGCGTGTGAAGCCCGTGCACTACGCCTTCTCGTtcgacgaggaggtgggcTGCACAGGTGTGCCGTACCTGATCGAGCATCTAAAGGAGCGTGGGTTCAAGGCGGATGCGTGCCTCATCGGTGAGCCGACGGACATGAAAGTTTACGTTGGTTCCAAGGGCTTTGCGCAGTGGAACGTATCTGTGCAGGGCAAGGCGATCCACTCGTCGATGGCGCTGATGAACACGAGCTGCAATGCGATCGAGTACGCTGCGCAGATCATCACGAAGGTGCGCGAGATCGCGATAGATCTGCGCAAGAACGGCCCCCATAACCCCGGCTACGACTGTCCGTTCCCCTGCATCACGACCGCGCTGGTCAAGGGTGGCAATGCTGTGAACACTGTGCCTGCACAATGCGAATTTGTGGTCACTGTGCGCATCACGGACAACGAGACACCGAACGACATCGagcggcgcgtgcgtgcgtatgtgaaCGACCACGTTCTACCTGCGATGCGTGAGGAGTACCCCGATGCTGAGGTGACAGTCACGCGTCCAGTGACCATGCCTGCCTTTAACGGTAaagacgacgctgctgtgaCGCAGAGGGCCTTGAAGCTCCGGAACGACAAGAAGACGTACAGGACGGGTGGTGGGACGGAGGGTGGTTACTTTGAAGACGTTCTGGGTGTTTCAACGGTGGTTGTGGGTCCGGGTCCTTGCGCAATGGCGCACCTGCCGAACGAGTACGTGCTTGTGGACCAGATGGAGAAGAGCACGGCGTTTACGATGGACATGGTGCGTCTCTACACGGACCCCAGCTACTGTGGCGCCGGCAATCTGTaa